A part of Chanos chanos chromosome 9, fChaCha1.1, whole genome shotgun sequence genomic DNA contains:
- the LOC115821297 gene encoding vesicular inhibitory amino acid transporter-like: protein MAHLIRHKISNKITNAMNTASNKSQAKVSGVFARLGFQAATDEEALGFAECDDLDYDYRQGMRMDVLQTDEAGGEMDGDGMVEGDSHYQRDGTGPRGARKSTGSCEELAAQDKPKITAWEAGWNVTNAIQGMFVLGLPYAILHGGYLGLFLIIFAAVVCCYTGKILIACLYEENEDGERVRVRDSYVDIANACCAPRFPTLGGHVVNVAQIIELVMTCILYVVVSGNLMYNSFPNLPVSQKAWSVIATAALLPCAFLKNLKAVSKFSLLCTLAHFVINILVIAYCLSRAHDWAWEKVKFYIDVKKFPISIGIIVFSYTSQIFLPSLEGNMQKPSEFHCMMDWTHIAACVLKGLFALVAYLTWADDTKEVITDNLPGGIRAVVNIFLVAKALLSYPLPFFAAVEVFEKSLFQDGGRAMFPDCYGPGGQLKSWGLGLRIGLVVFTLLMAVFVPHFALLMGLTGSLTGAGLCFLLPSLFHLKLLWRKLLWHQVFFDVAIFVIGGICSISGFIHSIEGLIEAFKYNIQD, encoded by the exons ATGGCTCATTTAATACGTCACAAGATTTCCAATAAGATCACAAATGCCATGAACACAGCCTCCAATAAATCCCAGGCTAAGGTAAGCGGGGTGTTCGCGCGTTTGGGCTTCCAGGCGGCCACGGATGAAGAGGCGCTAGGCTTTGCCGAATGCGATGATTTGGATTATGACTACCGGCAAGGCATGCGGATGGACGTCCTGCAAACGGACGAGGCCGgtggagagatggatggagacgGGATGGTAGAGGGAGACAGCCACTACCAAAGAGACGGCACGGGCCCGCGGGGTGCACGCAAAAGTACGGGCAGTTGTGAGGAGCTGGCTGCACAAGACAAACCTAAAATCACTGCCTGGGAAGCGGGTTGGAACGTCACTAATGCCATTCAG ggCATGTTCGTCCTTGGTCTCCCTTATGCCATCCTGCACGGAGGATATCTCGGTCTTTTTCTCATCATCTTCGCCGCTGTCGTCTGCTGTTACACCGGTAAAATACTCATCGCGTGCCTCTATGAGGAGAATGAGGACGGCGAGCGAGTCCGCGTGAGGGACTCTTACGTGGACATCGCCAATGCTTGCTGTGCGCCACGTTTTCCAACTTTGGGTGGCCATGTAGTAAACGTAGCCCAGATCATCGAGTTAGTGATGACGTGCATCCTTTACGTGGTCGTCAGTGGCAACCTGATGTACAACAGTTTCCCTAATCTGCCAGTGTCGCAAAAAGCCTGGTCGGTTATTGCAACGGCAGCACTGTTGCCATGCGCTTTCCTCAAAAATCTGAAAGCTGTATCGAAGTTCAGTCTTCTCTGCACGCTGGCACATTTCGTCATCAACATTCTGGTGATAGCTTACTGCCTGTCCCGAGCCCATGACTGGGCATGGGAGAAGGTCAAGTTCTATATCGACGTAAAAAAGTTCCCAATCTCCATCGGCATTATCGTGTTTAGCTACACCTCACAGATCTTTCTGCCATCTCTTGAGGGCAATATGCAGAAACCTAGTGAATTTCACTGTATGATGGACTGGACACATATAGCTGCCTGTGTTCTCAAGGGCCTTTTCGCCCTTGTGGCCTATTTGACTTGGGCCGACGACACCAAGGAAGTTATCACAGACAACTTGCCGGGCGGTATTCGAGCCGTTGTCAATATCTTTTTGGTGGCCAAAGCCTTGCTCTCGTATCCACTGCCTTTCTTTGCTGCCGTGGAGGTCTTTGAGAAGTCCCTCTTCCAAGACGGAGGTAGAGCGATGTTCCCTGACTGTTATGGACCGGGTGGACAGTTGAAATCTTGGGGATTGGGTCTACGTATCGGGTTGGTCGTATTCACGTTACTCATGGCCGTCTTTGTCCCACATTTCGCGCTGCTCATGGGCCTAACTGGAAGCCTCACTGGCGCCGGCCTGTGTTTTCTGCTTCCGAGCCTCTTTCATCTGAAGCTGCTTTGGCGGAAACTCTTGTGGCACCAAGTCTTCTTTGACGTCGCCATCTTCGTAATTGGAGGGATATGCAGCATCTCCGGGTTTATCCATTCCATCGAAGGGCTCATTGAAGCCTTTAAATATAATATTCAGGATTAG